The Myxococcales bacterium nucleotide sequence GGCTCTTGCTGATGTCGACGTTTCGCAGAGCTTCATAAAGCGGTGCATCAGTCTTTTTCTTCGTTTGACCAGTGGGTGTGAAGAAGATTTGGTACTCGTTTTCTACAGCCTTGCGAACTCGTCCTGTTTGATCGCCAGCGAGCAGATCACGATGAGCAGCGCGGATTCGCGTCATGAGGGATTGCGCACCCTCCTTGTTGAGGTCTTCGTTGGGCGACATGTTGCTGTGGCCTTGGCGCACCCAAAACAGTGGCCAAATGCCTAGCGTCGTTTGGGTACCGCTGCCTGCACGCCGAGTGAGGCCCAAGACCTGTCGCACCCGAACCTCGGCATCTTCGCCATTGAGATCCTCAATATGCCCATCGGGCATATGAGCCGTCAGACGACTCAGCCCTCGTGGACCCGAAAAGCGCTTGTGTATCCGATAGTGTACCCCTTGGTGCAAGAAGGTCACGGCGACTTCGGGGATTGCGCCGTTCTTCGGTTGGATGGCCAAGAGCGCTTGACCGGTGAGGCGAGCGTACGATGTGAGACCCATCCAAAGTGCGCGCATGAGCGTAGACTTACCCGATTCGTTTGGTCCAAATACCACATTGAGACCCGGAGAAAGATCGAGTTTGAGGGGGCCGCTTAGTACACCAAAGTTATTAACCTCTAAGGATTCGATCAGCATGAAGTATGATGCAATTGGTACAGTATCTGAAGTGCGTAGGCTGCGGTTTGATCCCCTGATTTCTCCCGGTGGATAAGTCGTTCGATGGCGGCGCGTAAATATCCATCCGAGGCAATGCTGTCGAGGTCGCTCGCGGATGCACGCGATAAGAGATGTTCGGAATCGTCCTGATAGTGCAGCAGTCGTGAGGGCGCCGCTTCTGTGAAGGCCCGCACCTTCGACAGGCCGGACATGGAAAGACTACCTTTGATCGTAACACTAGCCAGGGTAAGCCGCGGTTGCTCTAACGCGTCTAACCACTGATAAAGCGCATTGATGTCTTCGTCTTGATATATATCGAATGACTTCTTAATCCAACGGGCTTGCCCGACTTTCAGTGGCTCCACGTGGGGAACAGTGCCTCGGCCGTCCATTGTAACTAACAGAACATGGCCAGGTTGGTTATCCTTAAAAGATGTGGCTTCGGGCGTGCCGCTATACCATGTGTTGGGATTCACTTGGACAAGGCCGTGCCAATCGCCCAATGCGAGATAATCGAGTTTGCCAAGCTCCGCTCGTCGCGGGTCGATCAGATTGGGCACGGTGCCCTCGCCGCTTTTGTCAAAGCGCCTTATCGTTCCATGCGCAATGCCGATCCGTGGGGCATCATGACCGCCGAACGACTCAGTGATGTGCGCCGTAGGATCGGCTGCTTCATGCCGGTGCAGCAGCGGGGCCGGCAAGAGCCAAGCGGCATCATCCACGGTGCGCGTGGCCTTTCGTTCACCAAGCACGATAAGGTTGGCCGGTTTACTTTCCAGGAAAAGGGATTGTGAATAAATCGAAGCGGGGCCTCCGTAATCGTGATTGCCCGGAATGACATACACCGGGCAGCCAATGCGCCCAATGCATTCGTTGGCTTCGAGGATGATGCTCTTGCTGACGGTATTGTCATCGAACAAGTCCCCGGCCACAAGCACAAAACTCGCGCCACGTTTCTTACTCATCGCGGCCAACTGGTCTATAGCAAGCATCCGCAGTTCACGTAGCTTGGCGCCGCCGTCACCCTGTAACCAGCGGAACGGCATTCCGAGCTGCCAATCTGAGCTGTGAATGAAACGTAACGTAGTCATGACTATGGATTCATAGCCTAATGCGGGCGCACATTAAAGTCCGAACCCAGATGGGAGCTGATCAGTGGGGCTGACCCATCTGCTGTTGCAGCTGCTGCATGACTTCCGGCGGCAGCTGATTCATGTCCGGTGCGCCACCCGGAGACGGAGAGGCACTGGGAGCCTCCTCAGCAGGCTTCTTTTCGGGCTCCTGAAAGTCAACGACCTTTGGAGTGAGCCGTTCTTTCACATACTTCCCTACCAGATAGATAATATCGCCATCGGCCTTGAGATAAAATTGGTTCTCATCTTTGGGATTGGCGTGACCGATTCGGATCGTTATCTTCTCGGGACCTTTGCCGGACCGATTGATGGAAAGCGAGACGGTCGCCACGGGCTTCTTGGCTAAACCCGCCTGTTCCTCGGTGATAGAGGGATCGGCGAAATCGGAGGCGTTCAAGCTGGCCACGCTTGAAATCATCGAACTCGCTTGACTGCTGCTAAAGCGCTTGACGGCCTTCGACGGCGGCTCGAGCGTCCAAGAACCACTTTTTTGTGCCAAATGGAAGGTTCCGTTCGCGCTCTGGTACGTGACTCCTGAAATTTCTTCTGGCTTGATTTCCAGGATCTTACGGTTGCGCCAGTCCTTGAGGTCTTTATTGAAGCTCCATTTCATGCTGCCCGAGACTGCCATCACCACAGCCTTACCGCTCTCACGCACCATGGTGTTCCCACCTCGTGAGGCCCCGATCAGCAGGTTGGCGAGGACTTTCCCCTTGTTCTTAGCCACCACTCGAATGGCCTGCTTGTCATCAACTTCCAGGATCTGATGGCTGCTGCTCTTGGTGGCCGCGATAGCCGTCACCGAAAGGTCCGTCAGTTTCTCTACAGCCATTTCCACGGCTTTGGTGTCAGCCTCGGCAGCGATGGGTGCGGTGATCAACCAGTTACCATTTATTTTCTTCAGATGTATGACGGAGGATGCGCCGGGACGCTCTATCTCAAGCTCATCCAAGTTATCAGCAGAGATATGTGGCAATGAGCCTTCTGGCTTGGCGTCCTGATCGAGCTCGCCCTTGCGCATGGTGAGGGCCCATACCGTTAGGCCGACAAGCACAGCGAGCACCACAGCAGCAATAGTGAGGCGGCTATCTTTCCGCATAGTATGAATCCTCGTTTGGCGTTGGCTAAAGTTTTAGGTTTGCGTTGTGATTTTTTCGGCGCCGCCAGTAAAGAAGTCCCAAAAGCGCAAAGGCAATGGGCAATCCCAATGTATGCATCCAGCGATACAAGGACTTCGTCGTGTTCCATCTGGCGCGGGCATCCGCGAGTTTTTCCTTGGAGAGATCGAGTGCGGCCTCGGCCTTTTTGGCATCGCCCTCTTTGCGCGCCTGTTCCACATCTTGCTTTGCGTCTTCGAGTACTTCTAGCGCGGGATCTTTGAGCGGAGGCTCCTCTACGTCTTTTGCGCGAATGGCCACCATAGCGGCATCTTGCGCCAACCAGTCAATGGCATTGAGCGCAAAGGCCATGGTGCTGGTCATTTGCCGCTCGCCGGTGCGCGGATTGGGCGGCGGCAACGCGCGATCATCCAATACGAATCCGGATCCCGCGACCAGGATACGCGCGCTTGCCGGTGTTTCGCTTGGCGGCTCTTTGTCGCCCGTTTCCGCGGTACTCATCGGGCCGTTCGACCCAGACTTTGAACCTTCGATGGCCACGATCAGCGGAAACGGGCCCATGGGGTTCGACGGAGCCCACTGTTGGCGTGGGGTGAGCTGAGCTTCGGCATCGGTGAGAAGCCACGAGTTTTCGGAACTCTTCGCAAGGACAGCTCGTTTGATGCCAGCCGGAACCTTGCCAAGTTTTAGACGCGTGGTGAACGGCATTTGAAGCTGCCCCAGCTTAAAGAGTACCGGGTGCTCGGCCTGTTTATCGTCGATGCGGACTTCGGGTAAAAGCGGGTATCTGACGGGAATAGCAAGCCCCGGGATGTTTGTTGGAGCGTTAACGCTGCCGCACTCAGCATCGGCCACCAGATCGGGGAGCATCGTTACGCCCCAGTCTGAAAGCAACTTGTTGAAACCGGAATCTACGATGCTTGCGGTCCCTTCGAGTAGGGAATCGGGCAATTTGCGTGTGCCGCCAAACACACCCAGCGAACCTCCGCGCTGCAAGAACCCGGCGATGTTGGCGGTTTCAGCCTGACTCAGCGAGGTTTGCGGATTCACTACAATCAACGCTTTCAAGTTCTTCGGCAAATCTTGGTTCGCATCGACCTCTTCCACATCATAGGAGCTGCGGGTCAAATCTCTCAAGCCTGTCAGGCCCTTCTCTAAGCTTGGACCATCATGTCCCTTCAAAATACCAATACGCAATTTCTCGCCTATCAGTTCTTTGATGATCTGAGTGATTTGATACTCAAGGCCCTCGGTGTTCTCGAGGAAAGGTATCGCCTTGCTCTCGCCCAAATAATGAAATGAAAGCCCACGAAAAGCCTGAACTTGCTCAATGCGGTCTTCGGTTAAATCCAAGGTAGGAACTTGTTGGACGCCGTCGGCCTGTGCGGCTTCCTTCTCCGCGTCGTCGCTCGGGTTGATGTAACGCACCTGGATCTTGCCGTTCGAGGATGCTTCGTATTCCTCAAGCATGTCTCGCGTGTAGCGCTCGAGCCCGTTATAGGGGTAGGGAAGATCGGGGGTGAAGTACGAGCGAATCTCAAGCGTGTCTTTAAGGCGCTTGGACATGTCTTTTGAGCCCTGTGACAACGAGAACATGCGGCTCTCGGTCAAATCGACCCGCGCATGAGCAAAGGTTCCGAGCACATTTAGCAGCACCAGGCTCGCGGCAACGACGACCAGAAAGAGTGTGGCCTCGCGGCGCGCCTTTTTGTGTTTCTTTTGGGTATCTTGAGTCATCTAAGCACTCCACCGGCGGCGCTCGAGTGAATGAAATGCTAGCGCCAGCGCCAGTCCGATGAGGGAGAGGAAATACAAGACATTTCGTGTATCGATCACGCCGCGGATCATACTGCGGAAATGATAGTTGATCGACAACCACTCGAAGACGGAAGCTGCGCCCCGAGGGAGAAACGGTACAAAGCGATCGATAAACCAAAATGCAAAACACAAGGCAATGCCAATGAAGAATGCAATGAGCTGATTCTCAGTCCAACTTGAGGCCAAAAGCCCAATACTCAACATGGCAGCGCCTTGAAGGGCCAGTGCCAAGTATCCGGTAAACACTGGGCCCCAGTCTAAGTTGCCGAGAGTGGAGACGCTAAGAGGGTATACAAATGTCACGGCCAACATGATTGCAAACAGGCTAAACGCAGCGAAAAACTTGCCCACAATTACCTGCCAATCCCGAATCGGCATGGTGATTAGGAGCTCCAGCGTCCCCCGACCCCGTTCTTCGGCCAGCGAACCCATGGTCATTGCAGGAGCAGCGAATACCGTTAGGAGAGAGACGACTTGGAACAAGTCTCTGACGGTGGCACGCTTAACCAAAAAGAAGTCGGGCCAAAAAAAGACCCCAATCAAAAGCAAGAAAAGGCAGGTGACGATGTAGGCGACGGGACCGCTGAAGTAACTGCGGAGCTGTCTTTTGGCGATGATGAGAGTTGCTTGCATATGGGCTCTAACTTTAGGCTGCTTTGGTTGCCGTGACGCTGTTGTTGGTCAGGGGCTCCTGATGGAGCGTCAATTGCCGAAATACTTCTTCGAGATCTTGGCCCTGTCGACTGAGCTCGGTGAGAACGATATTGCCTGACACCGCGGCCCGAAAGAGAGCTGCGCTCAGGTCATGAGCGCCGGTGGGTATGACCTCGAACCGTGTGCGGCCCTCGTGCTCGGGATGGGCGATCACGCGACTGACATGTTCAACATTATCCAAAATGGCTCGGGCTTGCTGGCGTGTGCTATCCGCGCCCTCGGTAAGTACGGTCACCGAAAAACGCGCGTGCCCTGCGCGGTTTTTTAGGTCTTCCGTACTGTCATCGGCCACGATTTTGCCTCGGGCGATGATGAGGACGCGCTCGCAGGTGAGTTGCACCTCTGCGAGATTGTGTGTGGAAAGAACGACAGTCCGTTCCTTTCCAATTTCCTTAATTAACTCCCTGATTTCCGAGGCCTGGTTGGGATCAAGGCCGCTCAAGGGTTCATCCAGGATAAGGACGGCGGGCTCGTGTATCATCGCCTGCGCTAGACCGACGCGCTGCCGATATCCGCGAGACAGAACGCGGATGGGACGACCGACAACTTCTCCTAGGCCGGTTTGTTCGACCACACGTTTGATGGCTTTGGCGGCGGCCTCATTGCTCAACGCGCGCATCTGAGCAACGAAGCTCAAATACTCATAAACCATCATGTCTGAATAGAGCGGCGTATGCTCTGGCAAGTAACCAATCGCACGCCGAACACCAATCGAGTCATCAAACACGTCAAGACCATTAACCTTTGCTGTCCCGCTGCTTGGAGCGATGAAGCAGGTGAGTATTTTCATGGTCGTTGTTTTCCCAGCGCCATTGGGACCTAAAAATCCCAGCACTTCCCCCTTCCGAACTTGGAAGCTCACGTGGTCCACTGCGCGCACAGTGCCATAGTGTTTGCTGAGATTTATTGCCTCGATCATCACCTCGCTCATGGCTTCACTTTGCCTCCCAGGCGCATTTCCTTGCGGAACCTGACGGAACCTCGGGCGGATGTTAGCCCGAGGCCTGGCTCTGTCAAGGCAGTTATTATGAATAGTGACTGCCCCTTGGCGCGTGTGCTGAACCACGCTTAAGGGTTAACGGAGCCGACGGTGGCTATGAGTGAGCTTCTGACGCCCTCCGCTCTAAGAGCGGGTGCGGAACGACCAGGTGTACGTGGCAATCCCTTTTTGCTCGTCGGGGGGACTCAGTTGCAAATCCACCAACGCATTGAGTACGCATTCCTGAAGCACCTGGGGCGCGGTGGTTTCCTCCTCAAGGATGGTGGCGTTCGTGAACGTGCCGGTGTCCTCGGCCACATCGAACTTGACGACTACATCCCCACGTAATCCCTGATCGCGGCTGAGCGCGCTGTTGTAGCAGGACTGGATTTGGGAATCGCGCGTCGCGAGGACCTCTCGGGTGTCTTGCTGATAACGATCCTGGCTGCGCATGGCAAACCCTGCGCTGCACGCACTCAAACCGAGTGCCATGAGTAGTGATGCCGCGGTTTTCATAGTTATTCCTCCCCTTTTTGGGTCTCTGGCTCAGGGTTTTCTGCCGGGTCAGCGTTCTCTTTCTTTGGCATGGCTGTCTCGGCTTGTTTTTTTTCGGGAGACTTCGTTTCCTTGTCCTCAGCAGGTTCCGTTTGCGGGGCGGGAGGAGTCTTGAGCTCGGAGTTGCTCACATCCTTTGTATCCTTGGCGAGCACTTTTTGTTTGCCGGTTTTCGGATCTACGGCCACCTTCGTGGTGGTGACCTCTTGGCGGGTGATAATAAACTCCACGCGACGATTGGCTTCTCTACCCGCGTCGGTGGCATTGTCTGCGATAGGCTGCTCTTCGCCAAATCCCTGAGCGACCAGGCGTTCCGCTGCGATGCCGCCTTTATCGACGAGGTGATTGAGCACAGCCTGGGCGCGTGCTTGAGAAAGTTTGAGATTGTACTCATCACTGCCTTCGGAGCTGGCGTGGCCCTCGATACGGATCTTCTTGATGTGAGGGTTCTTGGCGATGGTTTCGGCGATCTCGCGGAGCAGATCAAAAGATTCTTCCTTGATGACTGCCTTGTCGAATTCAAACTGAATCTTTTCATGGATGACAATACGGTTGTCTTTGACCTCGACCCGTGGGGGAGGTGCGGAGGCTTGGGGCGTCTGCCCTTCGATGGTGACGGGCGTGGTCCCGCGGAACACCTGGGGATCACTTGAGCAGCCGGCGGTGAGCAGACCAGAGACACCCAACACCACGAGACCAAAAGATACGTGTTTCATGCGCCGAGGACTACCACAGAGCTCGGCGGCTGCCAACCGCACAAAAGCCCACAGATGGAGGCGGCGGAAATCATTGAATTGATGTACTATCGCGACATCTCTTGCTTTCTTTGACTCCCGGCGCTAGCGAGCGGCATGCGTGTTCTTGGAATAGATACCTCATCGGCCTTAGCTTCGGTGGCGGTGCTCGAGGACGGGCAGCTTGTCACTGAAATCAGTGCGTCTGTCCAGGCCAGGTGCGGCGAAACGCTGCTTCCTTACGTATCACAGGCGCTTGCGATGTCTAAAGTGGCGGTCAAGGAGTTAGATCTTGTGGCGGTGGGTATAGGGCCTGGTTCGTTCACCGGGACGCGTATCGGCGTGGCAACGGCCAAGGGTCTTGCTTTGGGCGCGGAGCTTCCCCTCGTGGGTGTCGTGTCGCTGAGAGCCTTGGCCGGTGGGCTCATGGGCCAGCCAGGAATCGCGGCAACGGTTATCGATGCCTATAAAGACGAGGTCTATTATGCCGCCTACCGCCGGAACGTTGAAGGAACCCTGCTGGAGCTTCTCTCGCCCCATCATGCGACGCCAGAAAAAGCGGCGCGGGATCTTCGGACTTTCATCCCCGCCGAGCACGCATTCGGCATATGCGGGAGCGGATTTCGCCGCTATCAGCGTACGTTCGTCGAGGGTCTGGCCCAACCCTATACAGTGGCGCCCGTGGGTTACGATACCGTTCGGGCATTTATCATTGCTCACGAAGGCGCGCTGTCATATCAACAGCATGGCGCGGACGACCTCAGCGAGCTTGAGCCATGCTATGTGCGATCCAGTGACGCCAAGTTGCCCGCGTTAAATCAGGCTCGCGTCACCTGAAAGGAGTGGTTACATGCCCACGTTTGATATCGTTTCGGAGCTGAATGTTCATGAGGTGGACAATGCGGTCCAGCAGGCAGCGAAAGAGGTCGCTCAGCGCTTCGATTTTCGTGGCACTGACACCGAGATCGAAAAAGTGGAAAATGCCATCGTCTTGCGCTCAAACAGCGAGGGTCGACTCGAGGCGGCGCTTGAGGTTTTGAAGGATAAGTTCGTCAAGCGTAAAGTATCTTTGCGTGCAATGGATCCTCAGCTTCCTGAACCGGGAGCCAAGGGAACGTTGAAACAAACAATTAAGCTAAAAGAGGGCAT carries:
- a CDS encoding DNA repair exonuclease, yielding MTTLRFIHSSDWQLGMPFRWLQGDGGAKLRELRMLAIDQLAAMSKKRGASFVLVAGDLFDDNTVSKSIILEANECIGRIGCPVYVIPGNHDYGGPASIYSQSLFLESKPANLIVLGERKATRTVDDAAWLLPAPLLHRHEAADPTAHITESFGGHDAPRIGIAHGTIRRFDKSGEGTVPNLIDPRRAELGKLDYLALGDWHGLVQVNPNTWYSGTPEATSFKDNQPGHVLLVTMDGRGTVPHVEPLKVGQARWIKKSFDIYQDEDINALYQWLDALEQPRLTLASVTIKGSLSMSGLSKVRAFTEAAPSRLLHYQDDSEHLLSRASASDLDSIASDGYLRAAIERLIHREKSGDQTAAYALQILYQLHHTSC
- a CDS encoding DUF4340 domain-containing protein; translated protein: MRKDSRLTIAAVVLAVLVGLTVWALTMRKGELDQDAKPEGSLPHISADNLDELEIERPGASSVIHLKKINGNWLITAPIAAEADTKAVEMAVEKLTDLSVTAIAATKSSSHQILEVDDKQAIRVVAKNKGKVLANLLIGASRGGNTMVRESGKAVVMAVSGSMKWSFNKDLKDWRNRKILEIKPEEISGVTYQSANGTFHLAQKSGSWTLEPPSKAVKRFSSSQASSMISSVASLNASDFADPSITEEQAGLAKKPVATVSLSINRSGKGPEKITIRIGHANPKDENQFYLKADGDIIYLVGKYVKERLTPKVVDFQEPEKKPAEEAPSASPSPGGAPDMNQLPPEVMQQLQQQMGQPH
- a CDS encoding GldG family protein; the encoded protein is MTQDTQKKHKKARREATLFLVVVAASLVLLNVLGTFAHARVDLTESRMFSLSQGSKDMSKRLKDTLEIRSYFTPDLPYPYNGLERYTRDMLEEYEASSNGKIQVRYINPSDDAEKEAAQADGVQQVPTLDLTEDRIEQVQAFRGLSFHYLGESKAIPFLENTEGLEYQITQIIKELIGEKLRIGILKGHDGPSLEKGLTGLRDLTRSSYDVEEVDANQDLPKNLKALIVVNPQTSLSQAETANIAGFLQRGGSLGVFGGTRKLPDSLLEGTASIVDSGFNKLLSDWGVTMLPDLVADAECGSVNAPTNIPGLAIPVRYPLLPEVRIDDKQAEHPVLFKLGQLQMPFTTRLKLGKVPAGIKRAVLAKSSENSWLLTDAEAQLTPRQQWAPSNPMGPFPLIVAIEGSKSGSNGPMSTAETGDKEPPSETPASARILVAGSGFVLDDRALPPPNPRTGERQMTSTMAFALNAIDWLAQDAAMVAIRAKDVEEPPLKDPALEVLEDAKQDVEQARKEGDAKKAEAALDLSKEKLADARARWNTTKSLYRWMHTLGLPIAFALLGLLYWRRRKNHNANLKL
- a CDS encoding ABC transporter permease subunit: MQATLIIAKRQLRSYFSGPVAYIVTCLFLLLIGVFFWPDFFLVKRATVRDLFQVVSLLTVFAAPAMTMGSLAEERGRGTLELLITMPIRDWQVIVGKFFAAFSLFAIMLAVTFVYPLSVSTLGNLDWGPVFTGYLALALQGAAMLSIGLLASSWTENQLIAFFIGIALCFAFWFIDRFVPFLPRGAASVFEWLSINYHFRSMIRGVIDTRNVLYFLSLIGLALALAFHSLERRRWSA
- a CDS encoding ATP-binding cassette domain-containing protein → MIEAINLSKHYGTVRAVDHVSFQVRKGEVLGFLGPNGAGKTTTMKILTCFIAPSSGTAKVNGLDVFDDSIGVRRAIGYLPEHTPLYSDMMVYEYLSFVAQMRALSNEAAAKAIKRVVEQTGLGEVVGRPIRVLSRGYRQRVGLAQAMIHEPAVLILDEPLSGLDPNQASEIRELIKEIGKERTVVLSTHNLAEVQLTCERVLIIARGKIVADDSTEDLKNRAGHARFSVTVLTEGADSTRQQARAILDNVEHVSRVIAHPEHEGRTRFEVIPTGAHDLSAALFRAAVSGNIVLTELSRQGQDLEEVFRQLTLHQEPLTNNSVTATKAA
- a CDS encoding AgmX/PglI C-terminal domain-containing protein, with the protein product MKTAASLLMALGLSACSAGFAMRSQDRYQQDTREVLATRDSQIQSCYNSALSRDQGLRGDVVVKFDVAEDTGTFTNATILEEETTAPQVLQECVLNALVDLQLSPPDEQKGIATYTWSFRTRS
- a CDS encoding OmpA family protein, whose amino-acid sequence is MKHVSFGLVVLGVSGLLTAGCSSDPQVFRGTTPVTIEGQTPQASAPPPRVEVKDNRIVIHEKIQFEFDKAVIKEESFDLLREIAETIAKNPHIKKIRIEGHASSEGSDEYNLKLSQARAQAVLNHLVDKGGIAAERLVAQGFGEEQPIADNATDAGREANRRVEFIITRQEVTTTKVAVDPKTGKQKVLAKDTKDVSNSELKTPPAPQTEPAEDKETKSPEKKQAETAMPKKENADPAENPEPETQKGEE
- the tsaB gene encoding tRNA (adenosine(37)-N6)-threonylcarbamoyltransferase complex dimerization subunit type 1 TsaB, with translation MRVLGIDTSSALASVAVLEDGQLVTEISASVQARCGETLLPYVSQALAMSKVAVKELDLVAVGIGPGSFTGTRIGVATAKGLALGAELPLVGVVSLRALAGGLMGQPGIAATVIDAYKDEVYYAAYRRNVEGTLLELLSPHHATPEKAARDLRTFIPAEHAFGICGSGFRRYQRTFVEGLAQPYTVAPVGYDTVRAFIIAHEGALSYQQHGADDLSELEPCYVRSSDAKLPALNQARVT
- a CDS encoding YajQ family cyclic di-GMP-binding protein gives rise to the protein MPTFDIVSELNVHEVDNAVQQAAKEVAQRFDFRGTDTEIEKVENAIVLRSNSEGRLEAALEVLKDKFVKRKVSLRAMDPQLPEPGAKGTLKQTIKLKEGIAQETAKKIVQAIKSQKLKVQASMQGEQIRVTGKKRDDLQDVIALMKNQDFGLDLQYINFRD